The DNA segment TCTTTCGCTCTGAGACTTCGGATGATTGTGGCCCTGTTTTGTTGCGTTTGAGGATTTCCTCAACGTCGTCCAGGGTAAAAAAAGGTTGTTGATTTTTGCTGTTCGCTTCCTTGCTCATAAATGGTTGGGCTAAATGGACTTTGATCGTATTGGGCGAGAAGAGGAGGGGTGTTGTACGTTTACGAAGGCACCCCAAAGAGCGCATCGTGCACCTGTCTGTCACGTTCGGAGACTGGACCCCAATGCTCGGTATCATGGAGTTCTGAAACCCATCGCCAACTGCGGGGGCACCGGACTCCGGGCGCATGGCGCACCGATACTTCGGAGGAACCTCGCTCGATTTGGACGACGGAGACGATGAAAAGTTCAGAAAGATCGTCGAGATGCTGTTGCAGCAAATCGAAGGTTTCGTCGGATGCTTTGATGTGCACGAGTGCTTCAAGCGACTGTCCGATCTCCTTGGAACTGCGGCATGCCTCCAGTTTTTCATTGATCTTGTCGG comes from the Puniceicoccaceae bacterium genome and includes:
- a CDS encoding isoleucine--tRNA ligase, which translates into the protein ASTTVALLDWPHLNDAWDFSKPAEQINQLLAFKADKINEKLEACRSSKEIGQSLEALVHIKASDETFDLLQQHLDDLSELFIVSVVQIERGSSEVSVRHAPGVRCPRSWRWVSELHDTEHWGPVSERDRQVHDALFGVPS